A segment of the Panthera uncia isolate 11264 chromosome F1, Puncia_PCG_1.0, whole genome shotgun sequence genome:
AAGTCCCCACTGCTCACAGACTTGGAACGGGCTAGGTTGGTcctggaagggagaggcagagccacGGTGGTCGGGGGTGGTGAGCCAGGCAGGGGAACTCCATGATCTGCCCGAAGGGGTCCTCTGGGACGAGGGCCTGAGGTCCGACCCCGTCCCAGCTCCAGTTTCTTGAGCCGTTCCTCAGGGGGCCCCGGCCGGGGAGGCAGAGGTCTTAACATGGGGTTCGGCCCGGGGGCTGGGTTTCGGCGCTCCTTGCTTCGGGCCCGTGGGGCAAATGGTAGCTTGGATCCCACTCGGGGCTGGACATTAACAGGTGGCTCTCGGGTCCGGCCCAGGCGGTGCTCAGAGGCCTGGGGCATTGTGGACACCACAGGCTGGAcctgggaggagaagagagggtcAGTATTTGCATGTGGAGGGAGGCGGGAACGTAGGTTACCACACTAGCTTCTACATACTCCACAGGCAGGTACCCCGTCTGTCACGTCAGtcactgtatccccagcacctggcatcGTATTGGGCACAAAGTAAATACTCGGTATCCGTTGAGTAAGGGAATGAATGACAGCAGCCCCCCCGCGTTGGCTTTCTGTATTCCTCGTCCCCTTCCTGCAGAACACAGCTTGACTGAAAAACCCAGGACAGTCTCTATCTCGGCGGTCTTTATGATCTAAACGCTCATGACGAGGGCCCCCATACCCGGCTAGTCAACGGGAGGTGCCCTGGGTCACTTGGAACCTCTGGACAAACGAGGGTGTGGATGCAAGGAAAACAGCCCCAAAGACAGCGTCCCACCCTCAAACCCCTGCCTGCCCTCCGGGCTGCACTGAAGCGGACTAAACGGGTGCCTTGCGAATCACTCCCTCCCCCACGTCTGAGCTGCAACGAGGTGTTGGGGCTCAGGGGCAGTGGCGGGGAGGGAGGTCGAACAAGACCCTCATCTCCGCACCTCTCCCACCACGGCAGGGCTTCAGCCGGGTCCGCCCCCCTCGAGGGCAGAAAGGCCGAGGCCGCTGATTGGCTACGGGGTCCGGCGGCGTAGTCCCTGCGGTCCACGGATGCTGTCCCTCCAGCCCGGATCCCCCAGGCCTGCTGGGCCCCCCGCGCCCTGCCTTTGTGGAGGGCGTCCTTTCGGGTCTGGAGCGGTCTTCCCgcggcccccccctcccccacgccatAGCGCCCCGGCCCGTACCTGTCCCCCGGTGAGGCGACGGGGGAGGCCAGCCGGGGCCAAGCCCCAGCTCAGGGCCACCCCCTACTACCCCCGTGCAGCCCCCCCGAGGGCCGGGCTGCAGCTTTCGCTGCAGCTGTTGCCCAGATCTCTCCCGCCGCAGGGGCTGCCGCCATCTTTGTTGGTCCCGCCCGGCCACCGGCCACCGGCTTCACCGCCTCTCACGGCGCCTGCGCACCCACACTCGGAatccacccacctccttcctcgGCGCCTGCGTGAACCCGCCCCCTTGGCTCTGCCGCCGACACCATGGAAACGCAGCCAACTTTAGGACCGCCGGTTCCCAGATCTGCTTTGAATGGTTTTTAAACCGTCTCTCCAAAGCAAGTCCCTGCAGCCATAGGGTCCTGTGACCATAGGGATGAAGATCCGAGGGTCGTAGTATGGCCCCCAGGCTTGCAGACAGATCCTTGCCGGGGAGCCCGGGTGCCAGTGTGGGAAGCTGCGATGCTTGGGTCCGGCCCTCAGACCGGTGGAGAAGCATCCAGCACTCCACACAGGGATGGGAAGATCCCTGGAGGGCGGGGAATGCTGGTCCTGCAAAACCATTCCTCAAGCATCTTGCAGACCAAAGCGGTAGGCACCCCGCTAAAGGACACCAGCAGATCTCTGCAAGCAGATCTCAGCAGGAGGGAGAGCAGTCaagatttcctttcatttcccagCTCCTCACCACAGCATCCcccatcttcccctccctccacactAAGGTCGTTGTACATGTGCCTTGGGTCTCAGCCggctcactgtgtcttcacagtCACCAAAGAGAACCACGGGTCATCAGAGGAAGCAGCTTTTATTGATGAGTTATCTCCAGAGACCAAAAAGACTATGCACCCACTTTCCAGCCTGCTTCCCATCCTTCCTGGATCTCACATTGTTCCACCTGGGGAAGGGATATGAATTGCCTTGGTTTTCCAAAGCCCCCGTCTTTCCCCTCCCTGTGTAGCCTTAGAAATTCAGTGGCgattgtgttatttttttcagcaACGCCTGATGCGGCTACTTAGTAACAATTTATGGGTGGAGGGGCTTGGGGGGGAAGCAGGTGGATGAGTAGGAGTGAGGCACAGAAACAGGAACAGAACATAGCCCGTCAAAGGTCCCTCTGTCCTGCCTCAGTGGCTTGATCCTTCATTGGTTGCATTTCTCTTTATGCTGAATCACGCCCTTCTGAATCAGATCGGGGATTTCCACTGCCAGCCATGGACCCAGCTGCAACACAAGGGAGACCCTGTGAGATTACTACCACCGAGTCAGTGCCTCTTGTCCCATCAGAAGCTCCTTCCTAGACAGATTTTTATGAGCGTGCCCACGGAAAACACTGTTATTCCCTGTTTACTTTCAGTTACTTTTCTTACATTGCTCAGTGCCtaattcctctccctcccctaatATGCCAAATATCCCAAACTTACCCCCAGAGCCATGAGATGAGCGAGTCCAAACTTGGGCACGTTCCTGGCCCACAAAGGCTTAAAGTGATCAGTCAGGCATATTTTGCCACCCCTATGAGAGGGACAGGAGGAAGAAGGTGTTGACATGCAAGGTTTACCATAAAGCATAGCAGCCTCTTGGAAGCACAAGATGATAGCCAGTGATCAGAATTAGGCACAAGGTTAGCTGAGTACTTTGCCCAGGTGCGGTAGAGGGGAGCGTGGAGGCCTTCTAGGCGCTAGGACAATTGTTGTCTCCCAGAGGTCTTTCCTAAGGCCTCTTAGACCTTTTCCCATCTCCTTTTGAGTCCTACCTGTACATCTTTGCTGTTTTTCCATCCAGTTCAGGGACTGCAATTTCTGGAGCAGTAGTGGGGTATGTGATAGGAATCTGGAGGAAATATAAGGCCTGAATGACACAAGCATCGGGATAGAAAGGAACTAATCTAATCACACGTATCTCTTGGTTGAACTGAAATGTGCGACAAACCCCCCAAGCAGCATGCCGACGCAGGGATGCTGGACATGGAGAGGAGTAGCTGTCCTCTCTGCTTGCTCCAATCCTTAGCGTTTCCCTCccattttgaaagttttctcTGGTTCCTCCAAGAAAGGTTAGCTTGTTAACAGCCACCTAATCCCTCCCCTTCCACTAACTTCCGTATTTCCCATTCCATCAGACTTACGTCAAACTCAATGTCAAACTCATATTTGAGCAGGTCATGGATGTACCAGCATTTTCCAAACCACCTGTAACAAAGACCAAACCTCAGTCCAATCTGCCCATTCTTCTCATGCTCAAATAACATCTTCTTGGCTTAGGTGATCAGCCTGGGAGACTCATGGGATGGGAACCGGGGCACTCTGGACTGTGGGCGGGAGACAGCTAacaggaggcagggaaggcctGGCAGTGGGCTCTGGGACATTAAAGTGCTCAAGCCACGTAAGATTCCCACCCCCCCAAACGACCAAGAGGGTCTGCCTACCGAGTCCCTTCCTTGTTGGACTCCAGTCGGAACCAATCATTGTCGGCATTCTTGTTGTTCTCCACGTACTAAAAGCAGAGAATGAGGTCTTTGAGGAGGGAGTTGAGACCAAGGGCAGTCCTCTTCCCTCAACAGAAAAGTGTGTGGTTACTTTCTTAGTGTgtacccaacttttttttttttttaaagctcatttattttgagagagcatgcacacaagtgggggaggaggagagataaaggcagagagagagagagagagagagagagagagagagagagaatcccaagcaggctcctcgccaacagcgcagagcctgactcggactgcatcccatgaatcatgagatcgtgacctgagtcagaagcttaaccaactgaaccacccaggtgcccctgtaagttGAAACTTTTACTTTCCCTTCACAGGCACCTCAAACTCAGCATTTCCCCCTGGTCCTTcagaccatttcttcactgcaccAATTCCGATGACCGCATTCACTCAGTCATGCAAGCCAAACCCTGGGAATCATCCTTgaccttccctctcctctcctctccccagaccTTCACGATGTCCTGCTGAATTTACCCTTTGAAGGTTCTTCAAATCTACCTCTTCTCTCTATCCTAACTATACCTATCCAGCTTAGATCATCACCTTTCTTTCGCCTGGATTAATGACAGCCTCCTAAATTTGCTTCCTCCCTTCAATCTCATCTCTTTCAATTCCATTTTCCTCTCCACTGCCATTGTGATTGACCTAACCCCAATCTGACCATGCTATCCCTCAGCTTAAAATACTGTAAAGGGTATCCCAGTGCCTACAACAGAAATTTCAAGAGCTCAAGCCGATCCCTCAAGCCTTGTCTACCATTCCCCGCCATACACTTGATGCTTTAGCAACTCTGAactgcttccatttctgtttcttcatagGCATCGTGCCCTTTCTAGCTTCTATGcttttgctcatgctgtttcttttcCCGTCAACATCTTTCTCTTATCCTCATGTTGATCAGATTATGTTTACCCTTTCAGGCTCAGCTCAAGCACTGCCTCTTCGAGGAAGCCCTCCCGGACAAGACCCAAGCTGGATTAGGTATCTCACCTTCTGCTCTCAAAACATC
Coding sequences within it:
- the UFC1 gene encoding ubiquitin-fold modifier-conjugating enzyme 1 isoform X2, with the protein product MADEATRRVVSEIPVLKTNAGPRDRELWVQRLKEEYQSLIRYVENNKNADNDWFRLESNKEGTRWFGKCWYIHDLLKYEFDIEFDIPITYPTTAPEIAVPELDGKTAKMYRGGKICLTDHFKPLWARNVPKFGLAHLMALGLGPWLAVEIPDLIQKGVIQHKEKCNQ
- the UFC1 gene encoding ubiquitin-fold modifier-conjugating enzyme 1 isoform X1, whose amino-acid sequence is MSYLPGSSPFVEKEESLSSLPWPLFQRAAALYSLKTTTTTTTTTTTTTKNTTFIVHLAPRNGIQSRISRSLLRWYVENNKNADNDWFRLESNKEGTRWFGKCWYIHDLLKYEFDIEFDIPITYPTTAPEIAVPELDGKTAKMYRGGKICLTDHFKPLWARNVPKFGLAHLMALGLGPWLAVEIPDLIQKGVIQHKEKCNQ